In one window of Allorhodopirellula heiligendammensis DNA:
- a CDS encoding enoyl-ACP reductase FabI produces MQFEGKKGLIVGVANDHSIAWAIAQQILAGGGKCGFTHLPDRPDDEKKKNRRRVAKLTDQYEGAEFLLPMDANNDDDIRSVMEHTEKTFGKIDFLLHSIAFADRDDLGRETLHTSRKGFKIAMEASVFSLMAVTAAAEPILAPGGAVLTMTYYGGEKCVPGYNVMGVCKAALEASMRYLAFDMGARKVRVNALSAGPIRTLAGRAAGVEDMLQMYEHMAPLGRNVTHEEVGRTGAFLLSDDSTGITGEVLHVDGGYNAMGSPGRLLDEIKKSKSS; encoded by the coding sequence ATGCAATTTGAAGGAAAAAAAGGACTTATTGTCGGTGTCGCGAACGATCACTCGATCGCTTGGGCTATCGCGCAGCAAATTCTCGCCGGCGGTGGGAAGTGTGGATTCACACATTTACCCGACCGTCCCGATGATGAAAAGAAAAAAAATCGACGTCGGGTGGCCAAGCTCACCGACCAGTACGAGGGTGCTGAATTCCTCCTGCCGATGGATGCTAACAACGATGACGACATTCGTAGTGTGATGGAGCATACCGAGAAGACCTTTGGCAAGATCGACTTTCTGCTGCACTCGATTGCGTTCGCAGATCGCGACGACCTCGGCCGGGAAACACTGCACACTTCCCGCAAAGGCTTCAAAATTGCGATGGAAGCTAGCGTGTTCTCTCTGATGGCGGTGACCGCTGCTGCCGAGCCGATCCTCGCACCGGGGGGGGCAGTGCTGACAATGACTTACTACGGAGGCGAGAAATGCGTCCCCGGATACAACGTCATGGGCGTCTGCAAGGCAGCTCTGGAGGCTTCGATGCGTTACCTTGCGTTCGACATGGGCGCCCGCAAGGTCCGCGTCAATGCGCTTTCAGCAGGACCGATTCGGACCCTCGCTGGACGCGCCGCAGGCGTCGAAGACATGCTGCAGATGTACGAACATATGGCACCGCTGGGCCGCAACGTGACCCACGAAGAAGTCGGGCGGACGGGCGCATTCCTGCTCAGCGACGATAGCACCGGTATCACCGGCGAAGTCCTTCACGTCGACGGTGGCTACAACGCCATGGGCAGCCCAGGTCGACTGCTCGACGAAATCAAAAAGTCGAAATCTAGCTGA
- a CDS encoding class I SAM-dependent methyltransferase — MRLSYILVSTSLLASLIAIGPRGATGQDSTVAPAIDSTKIPPGINATFQDPDLDVDEWLSRFEVESREVYSAREEVLAACDIQPGESIADIGAGTGFYSRLFARSTGWDGWVYSVDVAPKFLQHIAAQATADGIKNLTPVLGTDVSIRLPPASVDLVFICDTYHHFENYEEMLASIKRALKPGGLLVLIDFHRIPGTSREFILGHVRAGQDVFREEVEGAGLQFVDEIEIDSFEENYLMRFRKPE, encoded by the coding sequence ATGAGACTGTCATACATTCTCGTATCCACATCGCTGCTCGCCAGTTTGATTGCAATCGGCCCTCGTGGGGCGACTGGCCAGGACTCCACAGTCGCTCCCGCGATCGATAGCACGAAGATACCACCTGGGATCAATGCCACCTTTCAAGATCCCGATCTCGACGTCGATGAGTGGTTGTCACGCTTTGAGGTTGAGAGCCGCGAGGTGTACAGCGCCCGCGAAGAGGTGCTGGCAGCCTGTGACATCCAACCGGGCGAAAGCATCGCTGACATCGGAGCCGGGACAGGTTTTTACAGCCGGTTGTTCGCTCGCTCGACCGGGTGGGATGGCTGGGTATACAGCGTCGACGTAGCACCCAAATTCCTTCAACACATCGCAGCTCAGGCGACGGCCGATGGCATCAAGAATCTGACGCCCGTGCTGGGGACCGATGTTTCGATCCGCCTGCCACCGGCGTCAGTGGACCTCGTGTTCATTTGCGATACGTACCATCACTTCGAAAACTACGAGGAGATGTTGGCATCTATCAAACGGGCACTGAAGCCGGGTGGGCTGTTGGTACTGATTGACTTCCATCGCATCCCGGGCACGTCCCGGGAATTCATCCTCGGCCACGTGCGTGCCGGCCAGGACGTCTTCCGCGAGGAGGTCGAAGGGGCCGGGCTGCAGTTCGTTGATGAAATCGAGATAGACTCGTTCGAGGAAAACTACCTGATGCGATTTCGCAAGCCAGAGTAA
- a CDS encoding carbonic anhydrase family protein, protein MTASTHLGSTLLAIACLACLHATGCTENETQAIQSDSAPDSEFEEPLVVRVLTEEERDKLTPDDVLQMLKEGNQRFAAGTLTQRDHSKQVREAALGQFPKAVILSCLDSRITVEDAFDRGIGDLFVARIAGNFENTDIVGSMEFGCRVSGSKLILVLGHEHCGAIKGAIDNVELGNITSMLENIRPAVAHFADYDGEKSSTNDEFVHMVAEENVRLTMDAIRAKSPILKDMESEGEIKIVGGIYNMDTGIVTFMEE, encoded by the coding sequence ATGACAGCATCAACACACCTGGGTTCCACTCTACTCGCGATCGCGTGCTTGGCATGCCTGCATGCAACTGGTTGCACCGAGAACGAAACTCAGGCGATCCAATCAGACTCCGCTCCCGACTCCGAATTTGAAGAACCACTCGTGGTGCGAGTCTTGACCGAGGAAGAACGCGACAAACTGACCCCCGATGATGTTCTTCAGATGCTCAAGGAAGGCAATCAAAGATTTGCAGCTGGAACGCTGACCCAACGAGACCATTCGAAACAGGTTCGCGAAGCGGCATTGGGTCAATTCCCGAAGGCCGTCATTCTGTCATGTCTGGATTCACGCATTACAGTCGAGGATGCCTTTGACCGTGGAATCGGAGACCTGTTCGTAGCACGGATCGCTGGCAACTTCGAGAATACCGATATCGTCGGCAGCATGGAGTTTGGGTGCAGGGTTTCTGGCTCCAAGCTCATTCTGGTCCTCGGCCACGAACACTGCGGTGCGATCAAGGGCGCGATCGACAATGTCGAACTGGGAAACATCACCTCGATGCTCGAAAACATTCGACCTGCCGTTGCACACTTTGCTGATTACGACGGTGAAAAATCCAGTACGAACGATGAGTTCGTCCACATGGTAGCTGAAGAGAATGTGCGATTGACGATGGACGCGATCCGTGCCAAGAGCCCCATCTTAAAAGACATGGAGTCCGAGGGAGAGATTAAGATCGTCGGTGGGATCTACAATATGGACACGGGAATCGTCACCTTCATGGAAGAGTAA
- the aroB gene encoding 3-dehydroquinate synthase, producing MESSTEITVELGLRSYPISIQSGATSRTDKMGFASRLAEAIGDCTHVILIQDASVAASAGQAIIESLPHHGVRVSILEVASGEASKSTDRLTDLWGELLACGTDRRSVVIAVGGGVIGDLAGFAAATFTRGLRFVQVPTTLLAMVDSSVGGKTGINLPGGKNMIGAFWQPHLVWIDTDFLSTLPTREYVSGLAEVIKYGVIEDAEFFEFLESNIAAIIRRDPEPTRLAIARSCQSKARVVADDELETSGRRAILNYGHTFAHAIEATAGYGAMLHGEAVAIGMQMAASLSVDLGYCDAGLLTRQTALLEAAELPRSWPEADPAKMIPIMARDKKVAHGKLRFVLPESIGSVKLVGDVPEENVVAAIQAWI from the coding sequence TTGGAATCGTCTACCGAAATCACAGTGGAACTTGGACTGCGGAGCTACCCAATCTCGATTCAGAGTGGCGCGACTTCTCGCACGGATAAGATGGGTTTCGCCAGTCGATTGGCGGAGGCCATAGGGGACTGCACCCACGTGATCCTCATTCAGGACGCATCGGTTGCCGCGTCGGCTGGCCAAGCCATAATTGAATCCCTGCCTCATCATGGCGTGCGGGTCAGCATCCTCGAAGTGGCGTCGGGCGAAGCGAGCAAATCAACTGATCGGCTGACCGATTTATGGGGCGAGTTGCTCGCCTGCGGGACGGATCGTCGCAGTGTTGTGATCGCGGTCGGCGGCGGGGTGATCGGTGACTTAGCGGGCTTTGCCGCCGCCACATTCACCCGGGGTCTACGGTTCGTCCAAGTCCCGACGACACTGCTGGCAATGGTTGACAGCAGCGTGGGCGGCAAAACCGGAATTAATTTGCCCGGTGGGAAAAATATGATCGGTGCTTTTTGGCAGCCACATTTGGTTTGGATCGATACGGATTTTCTCAGCACGCTGCCCACACGCGAATACGTCAGTGGGCTGGCAGAAGTGATCAAATACGGCGTGATTGAAGATGCTGAGTTCTTTGAATTTTTAGAATCCAATATCGCGGCGATCATCCGCCGTGATCCTGAACCGACGCGACTAGCAATCGCGAGGAGCTGCCAATCGAAAGCTCGTGTCGTTGCCGATGATGAACTTGAAACGAGCGGCCGGCGCGCGATCTTGAATTACGGTCATACCTTCGCACACGCGATTGAAGCGACTGCTGGCTACGGCGCGATGCTGCATGGAGAAGCTGTGGCGATTGGGATGCAGATGGCCGCGAGTCTCAGCGTGGATCTCGGCTACTGCGATGCCGGGTTGCTCACTCGGCAGACCGCACTCTTGGAGGCAGCTGAGTTACCGAGGAGCTGGCCGGAAGCGGATCCTGCAAAAATGATCCCCATCATGGCTCGCGATAAAAAGGTCGCCCACGGAAAACTGCGTTTCGTGCTTCCTGAGTCCATTGGCAGCGTCAAACTCGTGGGCGACGTACCGGAAGAGAACGTCGTCGCAGCGATTCAGGCGTGGATCTAG
- a CDS encoding collagen-binding domain-containing protein: protein MFRYSGVVFAVLLSSVSASAGVLSDFNLIAFGNVTGNQHVDGRVLVGGNISGGTKVLAMQSGATSSLAKTPGVSSADGLVVGGQILSETHVNNGNVRVGGSASGRVNNVNSPNTISYNDKSVAGIVADARAEVARTTDYFDSLTANSMVKLGMNSSQFTSTPVDGIAVFDVDLKFFMGNGGPDLMGDLSADLFLFRVTDFDATDKYKMESIKASSSFNAFNNEFGQKSFQQKIVWYFPGTETLDLRNGIGGAVIAPDASITFNSQMGGTVVANDVNLRGEIHLPSLALPPIPTSTSAAPEPATIASVGLILCGALIGRRRRIRKQRKAA, encoded by the coding sequence ATGTTTCGTTACTCGGGTGTTGTGTTTGCCGTTTTACTGTCGTCCGTGTCTGCGTCCGCTGGCGTGCTGAGTGACTTTAATCTCATTGCATTTGGAAACGTGACTGGTAACCAGCATGTCGATGGACGAGTGCTGGTGGGTGGAAACATCAGTGGTGGCACCAAAGTTCTCGCAATGCAGTCGGGTGCGACATCCAGTCTGGCAAAGACGCCCGGCGTTAGCAGTGCAGATGGTCTTGTCGTGGGCGGCCAGATCTTGAGCGAAACCCACGTGAACAATGGAAACGTGAGGGTTGGAGGCTCGGCGAGTGGTCGAGTCAACAACGTCAATTCGCCGAACACGATCTCGTACAACGACAAGTCCGTTGCAGGCATTGTTGCTGACGCGCGAGCGGAAGTTGCCCGCACGACGGATTACTTCGACAGCCTTACCGCCAATAGCATGGTCAAGCTGGGGATGAACTCGTCGCAGTTCACCAGTACCCCAGTAGATGGCATCGCGGTGTTTGACGTCGACCTGAAATTCTTCATGGGCAATGGTGGACCTGATCTGATGGGTGATCTGTCTGCTGACTTGTTTCTATTCCGGGTGACGGATTTCGACGCGACGGACAAGTATAAAATGGAGAGCATCAAGGCGAGTTCGTCGTTCAATGCATTCAATAACGAGTTCGGCCAAAAATCGTTTCAGCAAAAAATTGTCTGGTATTTCCCTGGCACCGAGACGCTGGATCTGAGAAATGGCATTGGTGGAGCCGTGATCGCGCCGGACGCCAGCATCACGTTTAATTCTCAGATGGGCGGCACCGTCGTCGCCAACGATGTCAATCTTCGTGGTGAAATTCACCTACCTTCACTAGCACTGCCACCAATTCCGACGAGCACCAGCGCAGCTCCCGAACCGGCGACGATTGCGTCGGTGGGTTTGATTCTGTGCGGTGCGCTCATCGGCCGCCGTCGACGTATCCGCAAACAGCGGAAGGCTGCGTGA
- a CDS encoding HEAT repeat domain-containing protein, producing MTKPLVHTTRLAGAYRRYLQSADPCRFAHEVDESYTAATLNALLSRGQVEQRRAAALALGMLGDRCSVDALGRAISDSDRGVRLVADDSFRAVLVRDAAPLHHQQLLRVMHLNDGGEYAAALSPAMILIDQAPCYSEAHHQLAICWHGLEDFSRAQQAYQNCLWHCRFHYLAWQSLAKIRYLNGHLEKSLQALDHCLAINPDLETARMQRRQIRRQLRQSDV from the coding sequence ATGACGAAACCTCTTGTCCACACCACGCGTTTAGCAGGTGCCTACCGGCGCTACCTGCAGTCAGCTGATCCGTGTCGGTTTGCTCATGAGGTGGACGAATCCTACACCGCCGCGACACTCAATGCTTTGCTGAGTCGCGGCCAGGTCGAGCAACGTCGTGCTGCGGCGCTAGCTTTGGGGATGCTTGGCGACCGCTGCAGCGTCGACGCTTTGGGACGAGCGATTTCAGACTCCGATCGCGGGGTCCGCTTGGTCGCGGACGACTCTTTCCGTGCCGTTTTGGTTCGTGACGCTGCTCCGTTGCATCACCAGCAATTGCTTCGTGTAATGCATCTCAATGATGGGGGTGAATATGCTGCGGCGCTGTCCCCGGCGATGATTTTAATCGATCAGGCGCCCTGCTACTCCGAGGCCCATCATCAGCTAGCCATCTGTTGGCACGGACTCGAAGACTTCTCGCGGGCTCAGCAGGCTTATCAGAACTGCCTCTGGCATTGTCGGTTCCATTATCTGGCATGGCAGAGTTTGGCAAAAATTCGCTATTTGAATGGTCACTTAGAGAAATCATTGCAAGCCCTTGATCATTGTTTGGCGATCAATCCGGATCTCGAAACCGCCCGCATGCAGCGCCGGCAGATCCGACGCCAACTCCGCCAAAGCGACGTTTGA
- a CDS encoding non-ribosomal peptide synthetase, giving the protein MDYETGIELPTQVSDVWTPSSNEASNVSTLVHYCRNHARGKTAQLPAFTHVIGEPGEHERLSFRQLDARARAIAAEIQLRGGVGKPVLVVLDPGADYAASLFGCLYARAIAVPIYPPQMLRLQHTLPRLKAIIENAGAKIMLSDRATIGDSVSSLWQMPDDGAIAVDEIGIADADRWDCQLPKPDDVALLQYTSGSTGNPRGVVLTHRTLLSNLSAIIERIHFDGARSVQWVPPYHDMGLIGGILLPICRGVETVIISPADFVRNPLLWLRCIDYYNGSSNGAPNFGYELCVRRIDHAECDGLDLSSWKVAVAGAEPVRASTLRRFEEKFARYGFGSGVFSPAYGMAETTVMATGSRLGEPYKTFHADAEALQLGEVQLVSPSSNRLQPSINNPNRTTSLFRPDGTVPTLELVSSGTPISGLDYEIVDPQTHQVLPDGRVGEIWIQGSSVASGYWRDEEATEFAFRAKLARSPDEKLARGTTGSYLRTGDLAARVEGELIVTGRLKELIIVAGRNFYPHDIEQIVQSTSEAFKPDTGTALSIDNGESEEMVVIQELWRPKKFPAAELLPLVVAAIAEQAQVTPQAVVLVRSGSLPKTSSGKLRRTDTKKLFLDGELIEIARWESGDLRSAPAGEFDAPRTSTEKRIADIWSRILDMETISRDDDFFHLGGESLLIANMLLEVSEQFSTSVPMSALFQSPKLVDFAATVDSRSCDERSSATISSTGMSLSDKHPLSTAQQRFWLLDQLGQTNAFIHVPISIHLDQPISKARLEAACQRMLDRHPMLRARIIEGDGDVWQTISDAEAVPIESFDGNSHPENELASASRDFLTAPFNLSDAPLMRVATTLMPSGGSRIDMVFHHLVCDASSLQILLGELQSYFADDASEMLGGGADGKPASAMHYVDFAAWDRGSSRCTLNQSRLNYWIQRLAGMPTELNLPQLGSLREGRQAAATTSGRGPISASISESIAKRIDQLATSLQMTPSMVYLTAYELVLARYSNSTDFGITIPTSNRPSSDLQNTIGCFVNPIVYRAQVDHERTVADTLSNTRTSLLSDLDHADVPFQDVVTATGGSRDPLRMPLSQVMFLYQPPVASITHIGDVNVVAVSPDYSAVTAYDLSLIIQPAVQTELTLVVGEQVSRDLGERILASIESVIHQFAETIDAVDGPTTVVAERGVSRDFSPVDLPARLTTISAAEKDVIAAAEQGTTLGRDTDEFVIDRLREHAAQQPNAIAIRDDQRGLTYRDVNELSDLIAGALLREEVSARSLVALEMPRSVDAIVAIIGIWKAAAAYVPIELDLPTQRRDQIIADAGPVLVLNQVRFDAWTQGAEQSEVAANSLPNHASDLAYVMYTSGSTGTPKGVAITHGNLSNLLASFADQPGLTATDSMFAVTTMSFDISLLEMFLPLWCGGHVCMTAHRIGDDPESVIEAIAQSRPTVIQSTPSGFRMLLSTNWQPAPATRLFCGGEPLLPDLARDLLATNCELWNVYGPTETTVWSMIKRIESADDITIGRPIAGTICRVVDRHGQRTPFGVAGELEIGGAGVASGYWQNETQTNQQFFTDQGTRFYKTGDHVCRRPDGDLEFLARSDRQIKLRGFRIELDEIESVLQQCDGVDRAAVVLREGDVPGGSRVVAFCCGPGSVASTVDQLTLALPDYMIPASIVWLDSLPQTAAGKTNYKSLPIDSQEGSDSSSLPPQTPLEVALAELWCEVLGCQTVGRHDHFFDLGGNSLMAAQLFARLRQRFDVQLPLKEVYLRPTIAALAEAIVMHQAETEEDDLNSLLGQLDSLSDDEVIRALDETSQS; this is encoded by the coding sequence GTGGACTACGAAACCGGAATCGAATTGCCAACGCAAGTGTCGGACGTTTGGACGCCGAGTTCTAATGAGGCTTCCAATGTGTCGACGCTCGTGCACTATTGCCGAAATCACGCGCGTGGAAAGACTGCTCAGCTGCCCGCGTTCACGCATGTGATTGGGGAACCAGGCGAGCATGAGCGGCTGAGTTTCCGGCAACTCGATGCTCGAGCCCGGGCGATCGCGGCAGAGATTCAGCTGCGGGGTGGTGTGGGAAAACCTGTGCTCGTTGTGCTCGACCCGGGAGCGGATTACGCCGCCTCGCTGTTTGGTTGCTTGTACGCGCGGGCGATTGCGGTGCCGATCTATCCCCCGCAGATGCTGCGTTTGCAGCACACCCTGCCGCGGCTCAAGGCGATCATCGAGAATGCGGGTGCGAAGATCATGCTGAGCGACCGGGCGACGATTGGCGACTCCGTCAGCTCCCTGTGGCAGATGCCCGACGATGGCGCCATTGCGGTGGATGAGATCGGCATCGCGGATGCCGATCGTTGGGACTGCCAACTGCCCAAACCCGATGACGTTGCGCTGCTGCAGTATACGTCGGGATCGACTGGCAACCCACGCGGAGTCGTGCTCACGCACCGCACGTTGCTCAGCAATCTATCGGCGATCATTGAACGCATTCATTTTGATGGTGCCCGCAGTGTGCAGTGGGTGCCGCCCTATCATGACATGGGATTGATTGGGGGGATTCTGTTGCCGATCTGTCGAGGTGTGGAAACAGTCATCATCTCGCCTGCGGATTTTGTGCGCAATCCCCTGCTATGGCTGCGTTGTATTGACTACTACAACGGCTCAAGCAACGGTGCGCCGAACTTCGGCTACGAATTGTGCGTGCGACGGATTGATCATGCTGAATGCGATGGGCTGGATTTGAGCTCGTGGAAGGTCGCCGTTGCGGGGGCAGAGCCGGTTCGCGCGTCGACGCTCCGTCGCTTTGAAGAAAAATTTGCGAGATATGGCTTCGGGTCAGGTGTTTTCTCACCAGCCTACGGGATGGCCGAAACCACCGTGATGGCCACAGGATCCCGGTTGGGAGAACCTTACAAGACATTTCACGCCGATGCCGAAGCACTGCAGTTGGGGGAAGTTCAGCTGGTGTCGCCGAGTTCAAACCGGCTGCAACCATCGATCAACAATCCAAATCGGACCACTTCGTTGTTCCGACCTGACGGCACGGTACCGACGTTGGAACTCGTGAGTTCCGGTACCCCCATCTCTGGGCTTGACTATGAAATTGTCGATCCGCAGACGCACCAAGTCTTGCCGGACGGTCGTGTTGGAGAAATCTGGATACAAGGCAGTTCGGTGGCCTCGGGATACTGGCGTGACGAGGAGGCGACAGAGTTCGCCTTCCGAGCCAAACTCGCTCGGTCGCCAGACGAAAAACTCGCCCGCGGGACAACCGGAAGCTATCTGCGTACTGGGGATTTGGCGGCGCGAGTCGAGGGCGAGTTGATCGTAACCGGCCGGCTCAAAGAGTTGATCATTGTCGCTGGGCGTAACTTCTACCCTCATGACATCGAACAGATCGTCCAATCGACCAGTGAAGCTTTCAAACCGGACACTGGCACTGCTCTGAGCATTGATAACGGTGAGAGTGAAGAGATGGTGGTGATCCAGGAACTATGGCGCCCCAAGAAATTTCCTGCCGCTGAATTGTTACCCCTCGTAGTAGCGGCGATTGCCGAGCAGGCTCAGGTCACACCTCAGGCCGTCGTGCTCGTCCGGAGCGGATCGTTACCCAAAACATCCAGTGGCAAGTTACGGCGGACCGACACGAAGAAGCTGTTCCTGGACGGTGAACTGATCGAGATCGCGCGCTGGGAATCGGGGGACTTGCGATCAGCACCCGCTGGCGAGTTCGATGCACCTCGCACTTCGACTGAAAAACGCATTGCCGACATTTGGTCGCGCATCCTCGATATGGAGACGATTAGTCGCGATGATGACTTTTTTCATCTAGGCGGTGAGTCGCTGTTGATTGCGAACATGCTGCTGGAAGTCAGTGAGCAGTTCTCGACTTCGGTTCCCATGTCGGCACTGTTCCAAAGTCCCAAGCTAGTGGATTTTGCCGCGACCGTGGATTCGCGTAGTTGCGATGAAAGGTCATCGGCGACCATCTCGTCAACGGGAATGTCCCTGAGCGACAAGCACCCGCTGTCGACGGCGCAACAGCGGTTCTGGCTGCTCGATCAGCTTGGGCAAACAAACGCATTCATCCACGTTCCTATCAGTATCCATCTCGATCAACCGATTTCAAAGGCGCGTCTCGAAGCGGCCTGTCAGCGTATGCTGGATCGGCATCCCATGCTGCGAGCCCGCATCATCGAAGGCGATGGGGATGTCTGGCAGACGATCAGTGATGCCGAGGCGGTTCCGATCGAGAGCTTCGACGGCAATTCACACCCCGAGAACGAGTTGGCCTCGGCATCGCGTGATTTTTTGACGGCGCCGTTCAATCTGAGTGACGCACCGCTGATGCGGGTGGCGACAACCCTCATGCCGTCGGGCGGCAGCCGGATCGACATGGTGTTTCATCACCTCGTCTGTGACGCGAGTAGTTTGCAAATCTTGCTCGGTGAACTGCAAAGCTATTTTGCGGATGATGCCAGTGAAATGCTGGGCGGCGGAGCAGACGGCAAACCAGCGTCCGCGATGCACTATGTTGATTTCGCCGCGTGGGACCGGGGAAGCTCACGCTGTACGCTCAACCAGTCGCGACTGAATTACTGGATCCAGCGCTTGGCCGGCATGCCTACCGAGTTGAACTTACCCCAACTCGGTTCGCTCAGAGAGGGAAGGCAGGCTGCCGCAACCACGTCCGGTCGCGGTCCGATATCAGCGTCCATCTCCGAATCGATCGCTAAGCGGATTGATCAGTTGGCCACGTCATTGCAGATGACACCGTCAATGGTGTATCTGACTGCATATGAGTTAGTGCTGGCAAGATACAGCAATAGCACGGACTTTGGCATCACGATCCCCACATCGAATCGCCCGTCTTCGGATCTTCAAAACACGATTGGCTGTTTCGTCAATCCTATAGTTTATCGAGCCCAAGTCGACCACGAGCGAACCGTCGCGGACACACTATCGAACACGCGTACCTCGCTGCTGTCTGATCTTGACCACGCCGACGTGCCGTTTCAAGATGTCGTAACGGCCACAGGCGGCAGTCGCGATCCACTGCGGATGCCACTCTCCCAGGTGATGTTCCTGTATCAACCTCCAGTCGCATCGATCACTCACATCGGTGATGTCAACGTCGTCGCCGTGAGTCCAGACTACTCGGCTGTCACTGCGTACGACCTGTCGCTCATCATCCAACCGGCAGTTCAAACCGAGTTAACGCTGGTCGTTGGCGAACAGGTTTCTCGTGATCTGGGTGAGCGAATTTTGGCGTCGATCGAAAGCGTGATTCACCAGTTTGCAGAAACCATCGATGCTGTGGATGGACCCACCACCGTGGTTGCTGAGCGAGGAGTCAGCCGCGACTTTTCGCCCGTGGATCTTCCCGCCAGACTAACCACCATTTCTGCAGCAGAGAAAGACGTCATTGCAGCTGCCGAGCAGGGCACGACGCTTGGTCGCGACACTGACGAGTTCGTAATTGACCGACTGCGTGAGCATGCTGCCCAGCAACCTAACGCGATCGCAATTCGAGACGATCAACGTGGTCTGACCTATCGTGACGTCAACGAGTTGAGCGACTTAATTGCGGGGGCTCTGCTTCGCGAAGAGGTGTCTGCGCGTTCGCTCGTGGCACTTGAAATGCCGAGGTCGGTCGATGCGATTGTTGCCATCATCGGGATCTGGAAGGCTGCTGCTGCCTACGTGCCAATTGAACTGGATCTGCCAACTCAGAGGCGTGACCAGATCATCGCTGACGCCGGACCCGTGCTGGTGCTAAACCAGGTCCGTTTTGATGCATGGACCCAGGGCGCCGAGCAATCTGAGGTCGCTGCCAATTCGCTTCCAAACCATGCCTCCGATTTAGCCTACGTGATGTACACGTCTGGGTCGACAGGTACACCGAAGGGTGTGGCGATTACGCATGGCAACCTATCTAATCTATTGGCCTCTTTCGCGGATCAGCCTGGCCTGACAGCAACGGACTCAATGTTCGCCGTGACGACGATGTCGTTTGATATTTCGTTGCTGGAGATGTTTTTGCCGCTGTGGTGTGGAGGTCATGTTTGCATGACGGCGCATCGTATTGGTGATGACCCGGAATCGGTGATCGAGGCAATTGCGCAGTCGAGACCTACGGTGATTCAGTCAACGCCGTCAGGTTTCAGAATGTTATTGTCCACGAACTGGCAACCCGCCCCAGCGACGCGGTTGTTCTGCGGTGGCGAACCGTTACTTCCCGACTTGGCACGCGACCTGCTCGCGACCAACTGCGAGCTGTGGAATGTTTACGGGCCGACCGAAACAACCGTGTGGTCCATGATCAAACGCATTGAATCGGCAGACGATATCACGATTGGCCGTCCTATCGCAGGCACAATCTGCCGAGTGGTTGACCGTCACGGACAACGCACACCGTTTGGTGTCGCCGGCGAGTTGGAGATTGGGGGGGCAGGCGTGGCAAGTGGCTATTGGCAAAATGAAACGCAAACCAATCAACAGTTTTTTACCGATCAAGGTACGAGATTCTACAAAACTGGCGACCATGTTTGCCGACGGCCCGATGGCGACCTAGAGTTTTTAGCCAGGAGCGATCGTCAGATCAAACTGCGCGGTTTCCGGATCGAACTCGACGAGATTGAGTCGGTATTGCAACAGTGCGACGGCGTCGACCGTGCTGCTGTGGTACTGCGTGAAGGCGACGTTCCCGGTGGCAGCCGAGTCGTCGCGTTCTGCTGCGGTCCGGGGAGCGTGGCGAGTACCGTTGATCAGTTAACCCTTGCGTTGCCTGACTACATGATCCCAGCGAGCATCGTATGGCTAGACAGCCTCCCACAGACTGCCGCAGGCAAAACCAATTACAAGTCGTTGCCAATCGATTCTCAGGAAGGATCTGATAGCAGTAGTTTACCACCGCAGACGCCATTGGAAGTTGCCTTGGCCGAATTGTGGTGCGAGGTTCTCGGTTGCCAAACGGTAGGACGCCACGATCACTTTTTTGATTTAGGCGGCAATTCCTTGATGGCGGCTCAACTGTTTGCGCGATTGCGTCAACGTTTTGATGTGCAGTTACCGCTAAAAGAAGTTTATCTACGACCCACCATTGCTGCGTTGGCCGAGGCCATCGTCATGCACCAGGCCGAAACCGAAGAGGACGATCTCAATAGCCTGCTCGGCCAACTCGACTCACTTTCGGACGACGAAGTTATCCGTGCTCTCGACGAGACATCTCAATCATGA